CACGTTGATCCAATTAGAACCAACTATTGGATTTGGCGCAAGAGCAGGCTTTCTCTTTCAGCCTAATACCAAAGTTTTTAAAGGACAACTATGTCGTGTACCAAAGCTCATTGAAGTGATGCCTGATTTTTGgctgtgttgtgatgttgtttCTTTTGGTgcagatttatttattttggtcatGTTATTACTGTCATGTTGAGTGTATGGATTGAAAAGCAAATATAGTTTAGTCACTGCACAATAAGAAATTGAAGTCTTTTCCTTTGGGGCGCATGATAGGTTTCAAATGGGATCCATAAATCATCCCTAGCTTATCCatgtataaatttaatgaattaatgaATCCGTtgatctttaaaaattaaaattaacaaaatttggagaATCTATGTATTGTTAGATTAACATTACGCAATTCAgcaaaggatttttttttttttactaaataagAAGAACGGTTTCTGCGGCGGAGCCTACCAGATCTTACATCTGTTTTGAAAAACCAACTAATCGATCGGATACAATGAAATGATAGGGATGtgaaggttaaaaaaaaaaaaaatctgaagatataacatatatataaaatgcatagttgtaatattttttcatttgaattctTAATGaggttactttgattaattgtttttataaaatatttaaatgtggtgtgataatttttagaaaagaaaaataaaatgttagatAATTTCTAAACTagttatctttaaaatttaatatgctCGTCATATCgtatataataatttagaatttttgaaataatgtaaaacttctttatatttttagtgcATTCAACTTAAATTATACTTCAAGAATTATATCTGgctatattttttacttaaactttaattattttatttattttttaatacattgtatataaaaaataatatatatatatatatatatatatatatatatatatatatatatatatatatcgatgTATATAAACCTTTGAGTGAGGCCGTGACAGCCAACATATCCATCAGCCTCCGTCATGGGCCAAGTCTGGACATCAAGCCCAGTATCATGATGGGCCATCAGGAACCAATACAAGCTCACGGAAAGAATATGAACTCGGGACCTATCGCACCTAAGCCAGAATCATACCACTAGAGCAAATGCCCGCTTGTTATTGGatttaactataaaatataaaactgttTAGATAAACTATTCTTATAGTTTATATACCAACATTTTACCATGTTTTTTACAACATACCCATAAAAAGGttgttaattataattatatttgggGTCTGAACAGCATAAATATATTTGTGTGGTGTTTGGTAAAAAGGTGATGGAGAAAGATGTGTGCAAGTAAAATTAGTTTCAAAAAAAGGTTACAGTTTTTTTGGCCAACTTATAATGGGAATTATGATTACATCTAATAAATCAAGTACATGAATAAAGTTATGTGTGATGTTATAATAAGTACTATTTTCAAAATGAAGATTTTGCAGTCTTCGCATGATAgtgttattatattatcttataaTCAGAAGATCATTACTTTAAACCTTTAAAGCAACATTGGCTCGATTAAGGCTTCTTGTTCAATGTAAGTTTTTTGGACTTTGATGAAAAGCTTGAAACCTCCTTGTATGCTGATGGACAGAAGCTACTTACACTGCACTCTCCACAGTGAGGCCGTAGAGGAGTACAAATTGATCGTCCAAATCCTACCTGTTTGTATTCAAGTAAGACAATgttgtaatataaaaatgacaCTGCTATTTTGACACCCAAAATTTGTTTACTCTTATCTGATACtaccttttattatttttactttctttttttctttacaaatacaaaaaatagttGTCAAAAGGTGCGAAAAAAACTTTTTTCCTATTTTGGGGTAAACAAGCTCCAACATGCATTTCTATGATGCTGTAAAAACAGAATAGTGTGATAACCAAATTAACCATTCTGGGCATATGTTGAAAATGATATAcagtaaaagaaataaacttAGCATACCAAAAGAGGATTTATTGGAACCCATTCTTCCCTCGGAAGCCATAGTTGCAGCCTTTGTCTGGTTTCTTCTGGTGTCGAAGTTTTCTAGCACATAGAAGAGGATTAATGACTTTCAAATTGTGACATTAGAAGCAAGTAATTCTTATTTGCTGAACAGACTCATAGTTGCAGCAACTTTCAGATATCACGGTAAACAAGTGATATTGTGTGATATTTATCAGTGACATTCTCTTGTTCTAACATACATATTAAGCTGAATTCAAGTTCGAGTTGGAAGTTTCATATCAAATAGAAGTGAAAAATTTGGCAATATGAATGTCAATTTCAGAAAATCAGAGAAGCAAAAGATGTGAACCTGTTTTGAGCCTGATCTAGAAACCCACCCAAGACGATTGCAGATACGGTGTACGTGAGTATCTACACATATCCCTTGGACATTGTTCCATCCACAAATCATAACCTATACTGCCACTGACAAAGTGAGcttaaagaggaaaaaaaaacccACACTATTATCACTAATAAAATGAgcttaaaaagtataaataataattttttgtccCTGCACTCATTTAGGAATCAGTCctactatgaaaaaaaaaaatactcaagtTTTAGTTCCTTTGTCATAACTCCTAATAAATGTTATGTACAAGgaccaataaatattttaataaaaactgaAAGGAAAATGGTGTTTGAAATAGAAAAGCATTTTGTACAGACCAGATGAGCAATCTTAGGACCTACTCCTGGGAGCAAGAGTAGTTCCTGGATTGAGCTAGGTATGTCTCCATCATACTTCATGAGGCAAATGTCAGCAACTTTCTTCAAGTAACTCGCTTTTCTTGTATAAAATCCAACCTTGGAAAAGAATAAAGTATAAGAATGGGTATTATGGAAATAATGGATGAGAAATTGGTTTCCTGAAGCTACTACAATAGATACTTTGGCAAAGAACATACAGGGTAAATCAACTTTTTTATGGTTTCTTCATCAGCTTTGTTCATTGCTTCAGCAGTAAGCAGGCCATTTTCTTGAAGACGTTGAGTCGCTCCTATTCTTGAAAGTACACACTtgtgattaaaaatttaaaataagcaACTTCATTAACATGATTAATCAcgtataaaagatattattttcaacctaaaacattaaaataatggaTTTGTGAGTCTATTAATGATGatcaactttttcatttctatttaatttcagACTCAAACTCACATTTGGATTACTAAGGAGAAATAATATCAGTATATCTTTGTCCTTAGAATGAGTCTTAGTATACTACAATctaacaaaagaaaaccaaggGCTTGAATACCTACCATGAGTAACATGCTCCTTAGTTTGGCTTGATAAAAGGGAAGATGCAAGAACAGCAAATCTTCTTTCCTACTTGTAATCATCAGAATTTACATAAGGGTAAATTTATCCGTAACATCATGCTTCAAACAGTATTCtgaaattagaagaaaataatgctCCTACAATCACAGTAGTTAATAGAAAGTCCCTGTGACAATCCAACCCATTCAGGATTCAAAATGTGGTTCAAAATGTTAGGAATAACCAGTGAGTCAAAAGTCAATAgaatagacaaaattaaacattatataaaaataaatattcataacagtattatcttaaaattttgagtaaaaatgatatcatatatataaaactaatgTGATATATATAAAGAACCACAATCTCTTGGTGATTATAACCCCTTCAtatgatgaaatatataaacccatcaCAAAACTTGTACTAATGAGTAATTCTAATAGGAGACAGAAAATAGGTTATAGATGAGTTCGATGAGAATAAGCAATGCATTTAATGGTAGACCTTAGGAGGTACAGTATTATGAGAAGTTTCCTCGCGCGCAAGTGGTTCATGTTCATCTGCTGAACTCCTCATTTGGCGAATTCCTTGAAGAACCTTTTCCCAGTTGACAGGGGCTTCACCTACATACATCAACTGCAAAATTTGAGCTTCCCG
This region of Vigna unguiculata cultivar IT97K-499-35 chromosome 5, ASM411807v1, whole genome shotgun sequence genomic DNA includes:
- the LOC114184586 gene encoding endonuclease III homolog 1, chloroplastic-like isoform X2 translates to MLVASVFGLGRIHVSLLPKTTQFFSSKPHPVSQLRASVTNKRTRKSLQLQQHVPEIETEKHQKEIPDFALARARSNELVHSGEAPVNWEKVLQGIRQMRSSADEHEPLAREETSHNTVPPKERRFAVLASSLLSSQTKEHVTHGATQRLQENGLLTAEAMNKADEETIKKLIYPVGFYTRKASYLKKVADICLMKYDGDIPSSIQELLLLPGVGPKIAHLVMICGWNNVQGICVDTHVHRICNRLGWVSRSGSKQKTSTPEETRQRLQLWLPREEWVPINPLLDLDDQFVLLYGLTVESAV
- the LOC114184586 gene encoding endonuclease III homolog 1, chloroplastic-like isoform X1; this encodes MLVASVFGLGRIHVSLLPKTTQFFSSKPHPVSQLRASVTNKRTRKSLQLQQHVPEIETEKHQKEIPDFALARARSNELVHSGEAPVNWEKVLQGIRQMRSSADEHEPLAREETSHNTVPPKERRFAVLASSLLSSQTKEHVTHGATQRLQENGLLTAEAMNKADEETIKKLIYPVGFYTRKASYLKKVADICLMKYDGDIPSSIQELLLLPGVGPKIAHLVMICGWNNVQGICVDTHVHRICNRLGWVSRSGSKQKTSTPEETRQRLQLWLPREEWVPINPLLVGFGRSICTPLRPHCGECSVSSFCPSAYKEVSSFSSKSKKLTLNKKP